Proteins encoded together in one Pseudomonadota bacterium window:
- the rimI gene encoding ribosomal protein S18-alanine N-acetyltransferase, producing LLHEISTNNETIRELKEDDIEEILDIERRSFLSPWTKRLFEETLSSPISTNFVLKKGNTILGYIIMYSVGNEVHILNLAIHPDYRKKGYGSELITHVFTHFRGSDVVEFFLEVREGNSKAINLYKKYGFEVIGKRKKYYMETNEDALVMQLTLSANVSDIRENHG from the coding sequence CCTGTTGCACGAAATCTCGACTAATAATGAAACAATAAGAGAATTAAAAGAAGACGACATTGAAGAAATTTTAGATATAGAAAGACGCTCCTTTCTTTCTCCGTGGACAAAAAGGCTTTTTGAGGAAACACTGTCTTCCCCAATCTCCACAAATTTTGTATTAAAAAAGGGCAATACAATACTTGGCTATATAATCATGTATTCAGTTGGAAACGAGGTCCACATACTTAACTTAGCTATACATCCAGATTACAGGAAAAAAGGCTATGGCTCTGAGCTTATCACACATGTGTTCACCCACTTTAGGGGAAGCGATGTTGTTGAGTTTTTTCTTGAGGTGAGGGAGGGAAATAGCAAGGCAATAAACCTGTATAAAAAGTATGGTTTCGAGGTAATCGGAAAAAGAAAAAAATATTACATGGAAACGAATGAGGACGCCCTTGTAATGCAGCTTACGCTCTCTGCCAATGTCTCTGATATAAGAGAAAACCATGGATGA
- a CDS encoding dihydroorotate dehydrogenase electron transfer subunit encodes MDDIKGRILQNENIVSNYYLLRVKLSKSMGKVEQGQFVMLKVPSSEVFLRRPFSIYEYNKNILTIMYRVVGRGTEYLSKACINEEIFILGPLGKGFKIGKRGVYIIVAGGIGIAGLRLLAKRLKEKALIFYGCSSEGEIALLRDIGVRNVNISTIDGSYGFKGDVVALLGKYLKLARGKNIEIFACGPENMIRSLKKLIDKDKTPCQVLVEERMACGLGLCFGCVKRTFDKKEPYKRVCKEGPVFNLWEICL; translated from the coding sequence ATGGATGATATAAAGGGAAGAATCCTACAGAATGAAAATATCGTTTCTAATTACTATCTGCTGAGGGTGAAGCTTTCAAAATCAATGGGTAAGGTAGAACAAGGGCAGTTTGTCATGCTGAAAGTCCCGAGCAGCGAGGTATTTCTGAGAAGACCATTTAGTATTTATGAATATAATAAAAATATTCTCACGATAATGTACAGGGTGGTAGGCAGGGGCACAGAATACTTAAGCAAGGCTTGTATAAATGAGGAAATTTTTATACTTGGCCCCCTCGGTAAGGGTTTTAAAATCGGCAAGAGGGGTGTATATATAATAGTTGCTGGCGGTATTGGGATTGCAGGTCTTCGCTTACTGGCAAAGAGGTTAAAAGAAAAGGCCCTCATATTTTATGGATGTTCCAGCGAGGGAGAGATAGCCCTCCTTCGAGACATAGGGGTTCGTAATGTAAATATTTCTACCATAGACGGCTCATATGGTTTCAAGGGTGATGTGGTGGCGCTTCTTGGAAAGTACCTTAAATTGGCGAGGGGTAAAAATATTGAGATATTTGCGTGCGGACCAGAAAATATGATAAGGAGCCTCAAAAAACTGATAGATAAAGATAAAACGCCCTGTCAGGTGCTTGTGGAAGAACGGATGGCATGCGGGCTTGGTTTGTGCTTTGGATGTGTGAAAAGGACATTTGACAAAAAAGAACCTTATAAAAGGGTATGTAAAGAGGGGCCTGTCTTCAATTTATGGGAAATCTGTCTCTAA
- a CDS encoding dihydroorotate dehydrogenase: MGNLSLKLFGRTLKNPVMNASGTLGYGKEIEPLWGVETLGAYVTKGLSLKPHHGNPTPRVWEEKQGMINSIGLQNIGIERFFKEYFPFFKQKKTPIIINFFGFTEEEYIECARCIKPDRYILALEMNLSCPNVKRGGMSFGKEENTVYDIVRHVKAVTKIPLIAKLTPEVKNIVEIAGSAYEAGIDGLTLLNTMPAAVVDIEGKSIPIKGGLSGPPLKPIALKAVHEVSKAIPVPVIGVGGIMNHTDAISFFMAGARAIQIGTATFVDPYTIPKTIKNIKKYLDRHGYSKIEDIIGIANG, encoded by the coding sequence ATGGGAAATCTGTCTCTAAAATTATTTGGAAGAACCTTAAAGAATCCTGTTATGAATGCATCAGGGACGCTCGGGTATGGCAAGGAAATAGAGCCACTATGGGGGGTTGAAACGCTCGGGGCCTATGTGACCAAAGGTTTGTCTTTAAAGCCGCATCACGGGAACCCCACTCCTCGGGTGTGGGAAGAAAAACAGGGCATGATAAATAGCATTGGGCTGCAGAACATCGGGATAGAGCGATTCTTTAAAGAATATTTCCCCTTTTTCAAACAAAAGAAAACACCTATAATAATAAACTTTTTTGGTTTCACTGAGGAGGAGTACATTGAATGTGCGAGGTGTATAAAGCCTGACAGGTACATTCTTGCCCTCGAGATGAACCTCTCATGTCCCAATGTAAAAAGAGGGGGGATGAGCTTCGGAAAGGAAGAAAACACAGTGTATGATATTGTCAGGCACGTGAAGGCTGTAACTAAAATACCCCTTATAGCCAAGCTTACCCCGGAGGTCAAAAATATTGTTGAGATTGCAGGCTCTGCATATGAGGCAGGCATAGATGGATTAACCCTTTTAAATACAATGCCTGCAGCAGTGGTTGATATAGAAGGAAAGAGTATCCCGATAAAGGGAGGACTGTCGGGTCCACCCCTTAAACCTATCGCCTTAAAAGCTGTACATGAAGTTTCGAAGGCAATTCCTGTACCTGTAATTGGTGTGGGGGGTATTATGAACCACACTGACGCCATATCCTTTTTCATGGCAGGCGCAAGGGCAATTCAGATTGGCACCGCCACATTTGTGGATCCCTATACAATCCCCAAGACTATAAAAAACATAAAGAAGTATCTGGATAGGCACGGATACTCAAAAATTGAGGACATTATTGGAATCGCCAATGGTTAA
- the recJ gene encoding single-stranded-DNA-specific exonuclease RecJ: MQYAVSEIEEQKIIKSLEDSLGVPNLIAKILLSRGIVSPDDGRTFLYPKLEDLSDPFLLPDIERGVDRTVEAIIRKEKICLYGDYDADGIASTALMMNFFKHLGITPETYIPSRKEGYGLNLEAIKMLKEKGIRLLICLDCGSTNVEEIKMAKGLNIDVVVIDHHELSVPLPDANALINPKRVDASFPTRELAACGVAFFFLLALRRVMVARGLLKGEINLKKELDIVTIGTMGDMVPLTKDNRIIVKFGMEIMKKRPRTWLKTFFKDNTIANGRVDEYALNFIIIPRINATGRVSEPEKSLNFLICEDEGASKNILSELHEANRKRQKIEEEILKEIVEIVDRDNLSHGNSIVLFKKDWHSGVTGIVAQKLVEMFGKPSIIISEVDGLWKGSGRGGDGMDLYETIKLLSPLLLKFGGHKYACGILLSKENLVPFRHAFEDSVGGPLKNRKRETQVDAVADFEELTKEFVEFIKKLAPFGVGNPRPNLLFAPSSISVNNKFVKIIDRNKRTWYGSLQGQPSAHEYLNMGIIASPVIREERGEKFIHLNIKEIIPLTAVNGE; encoded by the coding sequence ATGCAGTATGCAGTATCAGAAATAGAGGAACAAAAGATTATAAAGTCATTAGAAGACAGCCTTGGTGTCCCAAATCTCATTGCGAAGATTTTACTATCAAGAGGAATAGTAAGTCCTGATGATGGGCGGACATTTCTCTACCCAAAGCTTGAAGACCTTTCTGACCCGTTTTTATTGCCCGACATAGAGAGGGGCGTAGATAGAACAGTAGAGGCGATTATAAGAAAGGAGAAGATATGCCTTTATGGGGATTACGATGCAGATGGGATTGCATCTACTGCACTCATGATGAACTTTTTTAAACATTTAGGGATAACACCCGAAACATATATCCCCAGTAGAAAAGAAGGATATGGGCTGAACCTTGAAGCAATAAAGATGTTGAAGGAAAAGGGGATAAGGCTTCTTATATGCCTTGACTGCGGCTCAACCAATGTTGAGGAGATTAAAATGGCAAAGGGCCTCAACATAGATGTAGTAGTAATAGATCACCATGAGTTATCCGTCCCATTGCCAGATGCCAATGCCCTGATAAACCCAAAGAGGGTTGATGCCAGTTTTCCAACGAGAGAGCTTGCAGCCTGTGGCGTTGCCTTCTTTTTTCTTTTAGCGCTAAGAAGGGTTATGGTTGCCCGTGGGCTACTTAAGGGCGAGATAAACCTTAAAAAGGAATTAGATATTGTCACCATCGGGACAATGGGCGATATGGTACCCCTTACAAAGGATAACAGAATAATTGTGAAATTTGGCATGGAGATAATGAAGAAGAGACCAAGGACATGGCTGAAGACATTTTTTAAAGACAATACTATTGCGAATGGCAGGGTAGATGAGTATGCCTTGAATTTTATAATCATCCCGAGGATAAATGCTACTGGCAGGGTATCAGAACCTGAAAAGTCCCTCAACTTCCTTATATGTGAGGACGAGGGTGCTTCAAAAAATATTTTATCAGAGCTTCACGAAGCCAACAGAAAAAGACAGAAGATTGAAGAGGAAATTTTGAAGGAAATAGTGGAGATTGTGGATAGGGATAACCTCAGTCACGGGAATTCGATAGTTTTGTTTAAAAAGGATTGGCACAGCGGGGTGACCGGTATCGTAGCGCAGAAGCTGGTAGAAATGTTTGGGAAGCCTTCTATTATAATAAGCGAAGTGGATGGTTTGTGGAAAGGTTCAGGAAGGGGGGGCGATGGGATGGACCTTTATGAGACCATAAAATTACTTTCTCCACTGCTTTTAAAATTTGGCGGCCATAAGTATGCCTGCGGCATATTGCTGTCAAAGGAAAACCTTGTTCCTTTCAGGCATGCCTTTGAGGATAGCGTTGGAGGCCCACTTAAAAACAGAAAAAGAGAGACACAGGTTGATGCTGTTGCTGATTTTGAAGAATTAACAAAGGAGTTTGTAGAATTTATCAAAAAACTCGCACCCTTTGGTGTAGGAAATCCAAGACCGAATCTTCTTTTTGCCCCTTCAAGTATTTCTGTAAACAATAAATTTGTCAAGATCATAGATAGGAATAAAAGGACATGGTATGGCAGCCTTCAGGGGCAACCATCTGCTCATGAATACCTGAATATGGGCATCATAGCGTCACCCGTTATCAGGGAGGAAAGGGGAGAGAAGTTTATCCATTTAAATATAAAAGAGATAATACCATTAACAGCAGTGAACGGTGAATAG